The following coding sequences are from one Arthrobacter sp. PvP023 window:
- the leuS gene encoding leucine--tRNA ligase — translation MSVQPETETGTAAVATEGPEEGTYSFAAMEAKWPQVWEDLKVFTPVDDGSRERRYVLDMFPYPSGDLHMGHAEAFAMGDVVARYLRQKGYDVLHPIGWDSFGLPAENAAIKRNAHPSEWTYANIDTQAASFKRYAISADWSRRLHTSDPEYYRWTQWLFKRFYERGLAYRKDSPVNWCPKDQTVLANEQVVNGACERCGTAVTKKSLNQWYFKITDYADRLLDDMDELRGHWPERVLAMQKNWIGRSEGAHVNFVIEAAGGKPAKDVTVFTTRPDTLYGATFFVVAADAPLAVELVTDEHAAALDAYREQVKALSEIERQSTEREKTGVFTGRYAVNPLNGEILPVWAADYVLADYGTGAIMAVPAHDQRDLDFARTFDLPVRAVLDTGEDDPAVTGKATAGEGTLINSGVLDGLPKAEAIPAAIDMLEKQGTGEKFVNFRLRDWLLSRQRFWGTPIPIIHCPACGEVPVPDDQLPVTLPADLRGEDLSPKGTSPLAAAEAWVNVECPDCHGPAKRDTDTMDTFVDSSWYFLRFVSPQYTEGPFDPEKINDWMPVGQYVGGVEHAILHLLYARFFTKVIHDLGMIEADEPFSALLNQGQVLNGGKAMSKSLGNGVDLGEQLDKYGVDAVRLTMIFASPPEDDVDWADVSPSGSAKFLARAWRLAQDVTSAPGTDAAQGDRALRSVTHRTIADAAALLDSNKFNVVVAKLMELVNATRKTIDAASGAGGADPAVREAAEAVAVILSLFAPYTAEDMWNVLGHPASVANAGWPSHDEALLVQDTVTAVVQVQGKVRDRLEVSPEIGEDELRELALASENVQRALDGRGIRTVIVRAPKLVNIVPA, via the coding sequence GTGAGCGTTCAGCCGGAGACAGAGACCGGAACAGCAGCAGTCGCGACGGAAGGTCCCGAGGAGGGCACCTACAGCTTCGCCGCGATGGAGGCCAAATGGCCGCAGGTGTGGGAAGACCTCAAGGTGTTCACCCCCGTCGACGACGGCTCGCGCGAGCGCCGCTACGTCCTCGACATGTTCCCCTACCCCTCAGGCGACCTGCACATGGGTCACGCCGAGGCGTTTGCCATGGGCGACGTCGTGGCGCGCTACCTGCGCCAGAAGGGCTATGACGTCCTGCACCCCATCGGCTGGGATTCCTTCGGCCTGCCCGCCGAGAACGCCGCCATCAAGCGCAACGCGCACCCCAGCGAGTGGACCTACGCCAACATCGACACCCAGGCGGCGTCCTTCAAGCGCTACGCGATCTCGGCAGACTGGTCACGGCGCCTGCACACCTCGGACCCGGAGTACTACCGGTGGACCCAGTGGCTGTTCAAGCGCTTCTACGAGCGCGGCCTGGCCTACCGGAAGGATTCCCCGGTCAACTGGTGCCCCAAGGACCAGACCGTACTGGCCAATGAACAGGTGGTCAACGGTGCCTGCGAGCGCTGCGGCACCGCTGTCACCAAGAAGTCCCTGAACCAGTGGTACTTCAAGATCACCGACTACGCCGACCGGCTGCTGGACGACATGGACGAACTGCGCGGCCACTGGCCCGAACGGGTCCTGGCCATGCAGAAGAACTGGATCGGCCGGTCCGAAGGCGCCCACGTGAACTTCGTGATCGAAGCCGCCGGCGGTAAGCCGGCCAAGGACGTCACCGTCTTCACCACGCGCCCCGACACCCTGTACGGTGCCACGTTCTTTGTGGTTGCAGCAGATGCGCCGCTGGCAGTGGAGCTGGTCACGGACGAGCACGCCGCGGCCCTGGACGCGTACCGCGAACAGGTCAAGGCGCTGTCCGAAATCGAACGACAGTCCACCGAGCGCGAGAAGACGGGCGTCTTCACCGGCCGCTACGCCGTCAACCCTCTGAACGGCGAAATCCTGCCCGTCTGGGCTGCCGACTACGTGCTGGCAGACTACGGCACGGGCGCCATCATGGCGGTCCCCGCCCACGACCAGCGCGACCTCGACTTTGCCAGGACCTTCGACCTGCCCGTCCGCGCCGTACTGGACACGGGGGAGGACGACCCCGCGGTGACCGGAAAGGCCACCGCCGGGGAAGGCACCTTGATCAACTCCGGCGTGCTCGACGGCCTGCCCAAGGCCGAGGCCATCCCCGCGGCGATCGACATGCTGGAGAAACAAGGCACGGGCGAAAAGTTCGTCAACTTCCGTCTGCGTGACTGGCTGCTCAGCCGCCAGCGCTTCTGGGGCACACCGATTCCGATCATCCACTGCCCTGCCTGCGGCGAGGTTCCTGTTCCCGACGACCAGCTGCCCGTCACCCTGCCGGCTGACCTTCGCGGCGAGGACCTGTCCCCGAAGGGCACCTCCCCGCTGGCTGCGGCCGAAGCCTGGGTCAACGTTGAATGCCCCGACTGCCACGGTCCCGCCAAGCGCGACACTGACACCATGGACACGTTCGTTGACTCGTCGTGGTACTTCCTGCGCTTCGTGTCGCCGCAGTACACCGAGGGTCCTTTCGACCCGGAGAAGATCAATGACTGGATGCCTGTGGGGCAGTACGTGGGCGGCGTGGAACACGCCATCCTGCACCTGCTGTACGCGCGGTTCTTCACCAAGGTCATCCACGACCTCGGCATGATCGAGGCCGACGAACCGTTCAGCGCGCTGCTCAACCAGGGCCAGGTCCTCAACGGGGGCAAGGCCATGAGCAAGTCCCTGGGCAACGGCGTCGACCTCGGCGAGCAGCTGGACAAGTACGGCGTCGACGCCGTGCGCCTCACCATGATCTTCGCCTCCCCGCCCGAGGACGACGTCGATTGGGCGGACGTCTCGCCGTCGGGCTCTGCGAAGTTCCTCGCCCGGGCCTGGCGCCTGGCGCAGGACGTCACCAGCGCGCCCGGCACGGACGCCGCCCAGGGAGACCGGGCGCTGCGCTCCGTCACGCACCGCACCATTGCCGACGCCGCCGCACTGCTGGACAGCAACAAGTTCAACGTGGTGGTGGCCAAACTGATGGAGCTGGTCAACGCCACCCGCAAAACCATAGATGCAGCCTCCGGCGCAGGCGGGGCGGATCCCGCCGTCCGCGAAGCAGCGGAAGCCGTCGCGGTCATCCTGAGCCTCTTCGCGCCCTACACGGCCGAGGACATGTGGAACGTTCTGGGGCATCCCGCCTCGGTGGCGAACGCCGGCTGGCCCTCGCATGACGAAGCACTCCTGGTGCAGGACACCGTGACCGCCGTCGTCCAGGTCCAGGGCAAGGTCCGCGACCGGCTCGAAGTCTCTCCGGAGATCGGCGAAGACGAGTTGCGTGAACTGGCCCTCGCGTCGGAGAACGTCCAGCGCGCCCTCGACGGGCGGGGTATCCGCACGGTCATCGTGCGTGCGCCTAAACTGGTCAACATCGTCCCGGCGTAG
- a CDS encoding MIP/aquaporin family protein, whose protein sequence is MSLGIVFLSEVFGTAMLTLLGCGVVANVALKGTKGNNGGFLMVTWGWGIAVFAGVYVAARSGAHLNPAVTLGLLVNGKAEYAPGVSVDFASTLTYFGGELTGAFLGAVVMWLAHKQHFDAEPEPASKLAVFSTGPAIRSTPWNLITEIIGTFVLVFVILTFGGTPSGLGPLAVALLVVGIGVSLGGPTGYAINPARDLGPRIAHALLPIKGKGSSDWSYSWIPVVGPLVGGTLAGAVAAVVPIIASAAS, encoded by the coding sequence ATGTCTCTTGGAATTGTTTTCCTTTCCGAAGTATTCGGAACCGCAATGCTGACCCTGCTGGGTTGCGGCGTTGTGGCAAACGTCGCGCTCAAAGGCACCAAGGGCAACAACGGCGGATTCCTGATGGTCACGTGGGGCTGGGGCATCGCGGTCTTCGCCGGCGTCTACGTCGCCGCCAGGTCCGGCGCGCACCTGAACCCGGCCGTGACCCTTGGCCTGTTGGTCAACGGCAAAGCGGAGTATGCTCCCGGCGTTAGCGTCGACTTCGCATCCACACTGACCTACTTCGGCGGAGAACTCACGGGCGCGTTCCTGGGCGCCGTGGTCATGTGGCTGGCCCATAAGCAGCACTTTGACGCCGAACCGGAACCCGCCAGCAAGCTCGCCGTGTTCTCCACCGGACCCGCCATCCGCTCCACCCCCTGGAACCTGATCACCGAGATCATCGGCACGTTCGTGCTCGTCTTCGTCATCCTGACGTTCGGCGGCACCCCTTCGGGCCTCGGCCCGCTCGCTGTGGCCCTGCTCGTTGTAGGCATCGGCGTGTCCCTCGGCGGTCCCACCGGCTACGCCATCAACCCCGCCCGTGACCTTGGCCCCCGCATCGCGCACGCTCTGCTCCCCATCAAGGGCAAAGGTTCCAGCGACTGGAGCTACTCCTGGATCCCGGTCGTTGGACCGCTGGTCGGCGGCACCCTGGCCGGCGCTGTCGCAGCTGTAGTGCCGATCATCGCCTCGGCAGCTTCCTGA
- a CDS encoding alpha/beta fold hydrolase produces the protein MEQVDTGPAQAPPLFSGQLDARTRSASVDLDGCNVDYWIYEPVSVTPETRTILVVHGFRGDHHGLLRVADQLPDMRLIMPDLPGFGSSDAFTDGGHSVRRYGQFINDFMAALGLGPDTVLLGHSFGSIVASHFVAANPGAVFPLILINPIAAPALEGPKGVMTKLAVLYYEASARLPRALGLYLLRSRLIVRVMSMAMAKTRDKQLLQFIHGQHNAYFSAFANRDSLLESFKASVGSNVSEVAPDLALPVLLIAGEKDEIAMLPDQHKLQALLPDGTLEVIPGVGHLIHYETPQPAAGFIRRFLKDHPA, from the coding sequence ATGGAACAAGTGGACACGGGACCGGCACAGGCACCGCCCCTCTTCAGCGGGCAACTGGACGCCCGGACGCGGTCCGCCAGCGTGGACCTGGACGGCTGCAATGTGGACTACTGGATCTATGAACCTGTCAGCGTGACGCCAGAGACCCGGACCATCCTGGTGGTCCACGGATTCCGGGGCGACCACCACGGCCTGCTTCGGGTGGCGGACCAGCTCCCCGACATGCGGCTCATCATGCCCGACCTTCCCGGCTTCGGCAGCTCGGATGCGTTCACGGACGGCGGGCACAGCGTGAGGCGGTACGGGCAGTTCATCAACGATTTCATGGCCGCACTGGGCCTGGGACCGGACACGGTGCTCCTGGGGCACTCGTTCGGGTCCATCGTCGCCAGCCACTTCGTGGCTGCCAACCCCGGCGCCGTGTTCCCGCTGATCCTCATCAACCCCATTGCCGCCCCGGCGCTGGAGGGGCCCAAGGGCGTTATGACCAAACTGGCTGTCCTGTACTACGAGGCCTCCGCCAGGCTCCCCCGGGCCCTCGGCCTCTACCTGCTCCGCAGCCGGCTCATTGTCAGGGTGATGAGCATGGCCATGGCCAAGACGAGGGACAAGCAGCTCCTGCAGTTCATCCATGGACAGCACAACGCCTACTTCTCCGCCTTTGCCAACCGGGACAGTCTGCTTGAGTCGTTCAAGGCGTCAGTGGGAAGCAATGTCTCCGAGGTTGCCCCGGATCTTGCCCTGCCCGTGCTGCTGATTGCCGGGGAGAAGGATGAGATCGCGATGCTCCCGGACCAGCACAAGCTGCAGGCACTCCTGCCGGACGGCACCCTCGAGGTGATTCCCGGCGTGGGGCACCTCATCCACTACGAGACACCCCAACCGGCCGCCGGCTTCATCAGGCGCTTCCTGAAGGACCATCCCGCGTGA
- a CDS encoding glycerol-3-phosphate dehydrogenase/oxidase, giving the protein MGTNDSSGHPATSRQRSSVQNLRKRPRAQVLIIGGGINGVGTFRDLALQGVDVALVERGDYCQGASGASSHMIHGGIRYLENGEFRLVQESVVERNRLLRIAPHYVKPLQTTIPIFSTFSGVLSAPLRFLTHKQQGKPKERGAFLIKVGLSMYDFFSRDGGTVPRHQFRGRKRALAELPRLHPGIKYAATYFDASVHNPERLTLDVLQDGEKAGASGQSDARASNYLSLVAMGGAAGTSAGSTGGSTVQLRDELTGEVFDFTADVIVNTTGAWVDLTNEAMGAASTFMGGTKGSHIVLDHPGLLEACNGREIFFEHTDGRIVLIYPMGDRVLVGTTDVDADMAEDAVCTDDEIDYFFDLIGHVFPDVAVHRDQIVYTFAGVRPLPRHDATQPGFVSRDYRIERRAGSQTADAGGSGAVVLSLVGGKWTTFRALAEHLTNDVLKELGLDRKVSTAKLAIGGGAGFPDSQAGVQQWIKAHMSAGRDADRISGLLTRYGTRAEEVLRYLDAGPDRLLHSTRELSVRELEFMARNEQVGHLVDVLIRRTSLAFRGLVTGELLNEVADVLAAPLGWDAAARAAEIHHAQEVLERFHGVQVHSLVA; this is encoded by the coding sequence TTGGGAACCAACGATTCATCCGGCCATCCGGCTACCAGCCGCCAGCGGTCATCAGTGCAGAACCTGCGCAAGCGGCCCCGAGCCCAAGTCCTGATCATCGGCGGCGGGATCAACGGAGTCGGCACGTTCCGCGATCTGGCGCTACAGGGCGTGGACGTTGCGCTCGTTGAGCGGGGGGATTACTGCCAAGGGGCCAGTGGTGCATCGTCGCACATGATCCACGGTGGCATCCGATACCTGGAAAACGGTGAGTTCCGGCTGGTCCAGGAGTCCGTCGTCGAGCGCAACAGGCTCCTGCGCATCGCTCCCCACTACGTCAAGCCGCTCCAGACAACCATCCCCATCTTCAGCACCTTCTCGGGCGTACTGTCCGCGCCGCTGCGGTTCCTGACCCACAAGCAGCAGGGCAAGCCGAAGGAACGCGGAGCCTTCCTCATCAAGGTCGGCCTGAGCATGTACGACTTCTTCTCTCGCGACGGCGGCACTGTCCCGCGCCACCAGTTCCGGGGCCGTAAGCGCGCACTAGCGGAACTGCCGCGGCTGCACCCGGGCATCAAATATGCCGCAACCTACTTCGATGCCTCGGTCCACAACCCCGAGCGACTCACTCTTGACGTGCTCCAGGATGGCGAGAAAGCCGGCGCCAGCGGCCAGAGCGACGCGCGGGCCAGCAACTACCTCTCGCTCGTCGCCATGGGCGGAGCTGCCGGCACGTCGGCCGGCTCCACCGGCGGCAGCACCGTCCAGTTGCGCGATGAACTGACCGGCGAGGTCTTCGACTTCACGGCCGACGTCATCGTCAACACCACTGGTGCGTGGGTGGACCTGACCAACGAGGCCATGGGCGCCGCCTCGACGTTCATGGGCGGCACCAAGGGCTCGCACATCGTGCTTGACCACCCCGGCCTCCTCGAAGCCTGCAACGGCCGCGAGATCTTCTTCGAACACACTGACGGCAGGATCGTCCTCATCTACCCGATGGGCGACCGGGTCCTCGTGGGCACCACCGACGTGGACGCGGACATGGCAGAGGATGCCGTCTGCACCGACGACGAGATCGATTACTTCTTCGACCTGATCGGCCACGTCTTCCCGGACGTCGCAGTGCACCGGGACCAGATTGTCTACACTTTCGCCGGTGTTCGCCCGCTGCCCAGGCACGACGCCACCCAGCCCGGCTTCGTCAGCCGCGACTACCGCATCGAACGCAGGGCCGGCAGCCAAACAGCGGACGCCGGCGGCAGCGGCGCCGTCGTACTCAGCCTGGTGGGCGGCAAATGGACAACATTCCGGGCGCTGGCCGAACACCTCACGAACGACGTGCTCAAGGAACTGGGCCTGGACCGGAAAGTCTCGACGGCGAAACTCGCCATTGGCGGCGGAGCCGGCTTCCCTGACAGCCAGGCCGGAGTCCAGCAGTGGATCAAGGCCCACATGTCCGCCGGCCGCGATGCTGACCGGATTTCCGGATTGCTGACCCGCTACGGGACCCGCGCCGAAGAGGTGCTTCGCTACCTCGATGCCGGCCCCGACCGGCTCCTGCACTCCACCCGTGAACTCAGTGTCCGCGAACTGGAATTCATGGCCCGGAACGAACAGGTGGGACACCTCGTCGATGTGCTGATCCGGCGCACCTCCCTGGCCTTCCGCGGACTGGTGACGGGCGAACTCCTCAACGAGGTGGCAGATGTCCTCGCTGCCCCGCTGGGATGGGACGCGGCTGCCAGGGCAGCCGAAATCCACCATGCCCAGGAGGTGCTTGAACGCTTCCACGGCGTCCAGGTCCACAGCCTGGTCGCCTAG
- a CDS encoding sugar-binding transcriptional regulator, which produces MPRSRHSEALRAAQLYYLQDLTMDAIARELRTSRSTVSRLLSAARETGLVQIQIRNPLDTGPELENMIRTQYRVDVHVVPVLDTLNEAETLDRVAMQAARTIGPLVDSNAIIGVAWGSTLSAVSRHLTRKITHDSVIVQLNGAGNMQTTGITYASDIMRRFGSAYGARVEQFPVPAFFDHAATKTAMWNERSVQRILDLQSRMSIAIFGVGSVDADYPSHVYAGGYLDENDLNILANSDVVGDVATVFFRGDGSSDGITLNERSTGPALAQLRQVRRRICVVSGASKINGLRGALAAGLATDLILDEATARRLVSFDGLS; this is translated from the coding sequence ATGCCGCGCTCACGCCACTCAGAAGCCCTCAGGGCTGCACAACTGTATTACCTCCAGGACCTCACGATGGACGCCATAGCCAGAGAGCTCAGGACCTCCAGATCCACGGTTTCCCGCCTTCTTTCGGCTGCCCGGGAGACCGGCCTGGTCCAGATCCAGATCCGCAATCCGCTCGACACCGGGCCGGAACTGGAAAACATGATCCGCACCCAATACCGGGTGGATGTCCACGTCGTTCCGGTGCTGGACACCCTTAATGAAGCGGAAACCCTTGACAGGGTGGCCATGCAGGCCGCAAGGACAATCGGGCCGCTGGTTGACTCCAACGCCATCATCGGCGTCGCCTGGGGATCCACCCTCAGCGCCGTCAGCAGGCATCTCACTCGCAAGATCACCCACGACAGCGTGATCGTCCAGCTGAACGGCGCCGGCAACATGCAGACCACCGGCATTACCTACGCCAGCGACATCATGCGCAGGTTCGGCAGTGCCTACGGTGCGCGCGTTGAACAGTTTCCCGTTCCGGCCTTCTTCGACCACGCAGCCACCAAAACCGCCATGTGGAATGAACGCAGCGTCCAGCGCATCCTGGATCTGCAGTCACGCATGAGCATCGCCATCTTCGGCGTGGGGTCGGTGGATGCCGACTACCCCAGCCACGTCTATGCCGGCGGATACCTCGACGAAAACGACCTGAATATTCTGGCGAACTCGGACGTGGTGGGTGACGTAGCCACCGTGTTTTTCCGCGGGGACGGATCCTCTGACGGCATCACGCTCAATGAGAGGTCCACCGGCCCTGCCTTGGCGCAACTGCGGCAGGTCAGGCGGCGGATATGCGTTGTTTCCGGGGCCTCGAAGATCAACGGACTGCGCGGCGCGCTTGCCGCCGGCCTGGCCACGGACCTGATCCTCGATGAAGCCACCGCCCGTCGCCTCGTCAGCTTTGACGGACTGTCCTGA
- a CDS encoding glycosyltransferase family 1 protein → MKIIIDARFTRLDHHDGISRYGASLIAATAKIADVSMLISDPRQLALLPDVPYTLINSPLSPAELFVAGKVNKLGADVVVCPMQTMGTFGRKYALVLTLHDLIYYEHPSPPGFLPAPVRLLWRLYHKAYWPQRLLLNRADVVATISHTTEALIAKHRLTRRPVRIVGNAPQHGHTPRDPGAGADRTLLYMGSFMPYKNVETMVRGMAELPDMTLHLLSRITPQRRAELEALVPPGANVVFHNGVTDAEYEALLGRTTALISLSRAEGYGLPLVEAMSHGTPVIASDIPIFREVGHDAVSYVHPDSPSEFANAVRRLEEPEVWKAHSLRSVERAAEFSWDHSARQLVQLAEEAARTNRR, encoded by the coding sequence GTGAAAATCATTATCGACGCCCGCTTCACCCGCCTGGACCACCACGACGGCATCAGCCGGTACGGCGCCAGCCTGATCGCAGCCACGGCCAAGATCGCCGACGTCTCGATGCTCATCAGTGATCCCCGGCAGCTGGCCCTCCTCCCGGATGTGCCCTACACGCTGATCAACAGCCCGCTCTCCCCCGCGGAACTGTTCGTAGCCGGCAAGGTCAACAAGCTGGGCGCCGACGTCGTGGTGTGCCCGATGCAGACGATGGGGACCTTCGGCCGGAAGTACGCCCTGGTGCTGACCCTTCACGACCTCATCTACTACGAGCACCCTTCCCCGCCGGGCTTCCTGCCGGCACCCGTCCGTTTGCTGTGGCGCCTGTACCATAAGGCGTACTGGCCGCAGCGGCTGCTCCTGAACCGGGCGGACGTGGTGGCCACCATCAGCCACACCACCGAAGCGCTGATCGCCAAACACCGCCTCACCCGGCGTCCGGTCCGGATTGTGGGCAATGCGCCGCAGCACGGCCATACTCCGCGCGACCCCGGTGCCGGCGCGGACAGGACGCTCCTGTACATGGGTTCGTTCATGCCGTACAAGAACGTGGAAACCATGGTGCGGGGAATGGCCGAACTTCCGGACATGACGCTCCACCTCCTCAGCCGCATCACGCCGCAGCGGCGGGCGGAGCTTGAAGCGCTGGTGCCGCCGGGGGCCAACGTCGTGTTCCACAACGGCGTGACGGACGCCGAGTATGAGGCGCTGCTGGGCCGGACAACGGCCCTGATCAGCCTTTCACGAGCCGAGGGCTACGGCCTCCCGCTCGTGGAGGCCATGTCCCATGGCACACCCGTGATCGCCAGCGACATCCCGATCTTCCGCGAAGTAGGGCATGACGCGGTGAGTTATGTCCACCCGGATTCCCCTTCGGAGTTTGCCAACGCGGTCCGCAGGCTGGAAGAGCCGGAAGTGTGGAAAGCTCATTCACTCCGTTCGGTGGAGCGGGCCGCGGAATTCAGCTGGGACCACTCGGCCCGGCAGCTTGTGCAGCTGGCCGAGGAGGCCGCCCGGACCAACCGCCGCTGA
- the glpK gene encoding glycerol kinase GlpK has protein sequence MNQYVIAIDQGTTSTRAIVFDHSGSIVSSGQMEHEQIFPQAGWVEHDPAEIWNNTREVIASALSKANLTRHDIAAVGITNQRETAVVWDKTTGKAIYNAIVWQDTRTQDIVDELAKDGGPERFKQKVGLPLATYFSGTKIKWILDNVEGARAKAEAGDLVFGNTDCWVLWNLTGGVDGGVHVTDVTNASRTMFMDLDTLSWDQEILDAFGVPASMMPAIKSSSEVYGTVHTSQLLREVPVAGILGDQQAATFGQAAFDAGEAKNTYGTGCFLIFNTGEEIVHSKNGLLTTVGYKLGDAAPHYALEGSIAVTGSLIQWLRDNLGLISSAPEVETLAASVKDNGGVYIVPAFSGLFAPYWRSDARGAIVGLTRFVNKNHIARAALEATAFQTREVLDAVNADSGVPLTELKVDGGMVANDALMQFQADILGVPVIRPKVVETTALGAAYAAGLAVGFWKDLGECSANWSEDKRWEPQMDDAERDRQMRLWKKAVTKSMDWVDEDVK, from the coding sequence ATGAACCAGTACGTAATCGCCATCGACCAGGGCACCACCAGCACGCGCGCCATCGTCTTCGACCACAGCGGCAGCATCGTCTCCTCCGGCCAGATGGAACACGAACAGATCTTTCCGCAGGCCGGCTGGGTGGAACACGACCCCGCCGAAATCTGGAACAACACCCGCGAGGTCATTGCCTCGGCGCTGTCCAAGGCGAACCTGACCCGGCACGACATCGCCGCGGTCGGCATCACCAACCAGCGCGAAACCGCGGTCGTGTGGGACAAGACAACGGGCAAGGCGATCTACAACGCCATCGTCTGGCAGGACACCCGGACCCAGGACATCGTGGATGAACTGGCCAAGGACGGCGGACCGGAGCGTTTCAAGCAGAAGGTGGGCCTGCCGCTGGCCACGTACTTCTCCGGCACCAAGATCAAGTGGATCCTGGACAACGTGGAAGGCGCCCGCGCCAAAGCCGAAGCCGGCGACCTGGTCTTTGGCAACACTGACTGCTGGGTGCTGTGGAACCTCACCGGCGGAGTGGATGGCGGCGTGCACGTCACGGACGTTACCAACGCCTCCCGGACCATGTTCATGGACCTGGACACGCTGTCCTGGGACCAGGAGATCCTTGACGCCTTCGGTGTTCCCGCCTCAATGATGCCCGCCATCAAGTCTTCCTCCGAGGTCTACGGCACCGTCCACACCTCCCAGTTGCTCCGGGAAGTGCCGGTTGCCGGCATCCTCGGCGACCAGCAGGCAGCCACGTTCGGCCAGGCGGCATTTGATGCCGGCGAAGCCAAGAACACGTACGGAACGGGCTGCTTCCTGATCTTCAACACCGGCGAGGAAATTGTCCACTCCAAGAACGGCCTGCTGACCACCGTGGGCTACAAGCTGGGGGACGCTGCTCCGCACTACGCTCTGGAAGGCTCGATCGCCGTCACCGGGTCCCTGATCCAGTGGCTGCGTGACAACCTCGGCCTGATCAGCAGTGCCCCGGAAGTGGAGACGCTCGCGGCCTCGGTCAAGGACAACGGCGGCGTGTACATCGTGCCGGCGTTCTCCGGCCTCTTCGCACCATACTGGCGGTCCGACGCCCGCGGCGCGATTGTTGGCCTGACCCGCTTCGTGAACAAGAACCACATCGCCCGTGCGGCGCTGGAGGCCACGGCCTTCCAGACCCGTGAGGTGCTCGACGCCGTCAACGCGGACTCCGGTGTTCCGCTGACTGAGTTGAAGGTCGACGGCGGCATGGTCGCCAACGACGCCCTGATGCAGTTCCAGGCGGACATCCTCGGCGTTCCGGTGATCCGGCCCAAAGTTGTGGAAACCACCGCCCTCGGTGCCGCCTACGCCGCCGGCCTGGCCGTCGGCTTCTGGAAGGACCTCGGGGAGTGCTCGGCCAACTGGTCCGAAGACAAGCGCTGGGAACCGCAAATGGACGACGCCGAGCGGGACCGCCAGATGCGCCTCTGGAAGAAGGCCGTCACGAAGTCCATGGACTGGGTCGACGAGGACGTGAAGTAG
- a CDS encoding aldo/keto reductase, with protein MKNSPRLSLNNGVLIDQLGFGLYKVPPADAAGLVTMALEAGYRHFDTAAMYGNETGVGKAIGALAGFAGGGPAGGSGEAAPALSREDLFVTTKVWNDDHGYDATMRAFDTSMSNLGMEYVDLYLIHWPCARRGLFTESYRAMETLYREGRIRAIGVSNFQPAHLEHLLETAEVVPAVNQIELHPWLQQDELRQLHARLGIRTEAWSPLGRGQVLADPVVLELAAAHRRTAAQIILRWHVQLGNVVIPKASSYARIRENLDVFGFTLDPAEMAALAALERGHRTGSNPDDVN; from the coding sequence ATGAAGAACTCGCCCCGCCTGAGCCTCAACAACGGTGTGCTGATCGACCAACTGGGCTTCGGGCTCTATAAGGTTCCCCCTGCAGACGCCGCCGGCCTGGTGACCATGGCCCTCGAGGCCGGCTACCGCCACTTCGACACGGCCGCCATGTACGGGAATGAGACCGGGGTAGGCAAGGCTATCGGCGCGCTTGCCGGGTTCGCGGGCGGCGGTCCGGCCGGAGGCTCCGGCGAAGCAGCACCAGCGCTTTCCCGCGAGGACCTCTTCGTCACCACGAAGGTGTGGAATGACGACCATGGCTATGACGCCACCATGCGGGCCTTCGACACGTCCATGTCCAACCTCGGCATGGAATATGTCGACCTGTACCTCATCCACTGGCCATGCGCCCGCCGCGGACTTTTCACGGAAAGCTACCGGGCCATGGAAACCCTCTACCGCGAGGGCAGGATCCGGGCCATCGGGGTGTCCAACTTCCAGCCCGCCCACCTGGAGCATCTGCTGGAGACCGCCGAAGTCGTCCCCGCAGTGAACCAGATCGAACTCCACCCCTGGCTCCAGCAGGACGAACTCCGCCAGCTGCACGCCCGGCTTGGCATCCGTACCGAGGCCTGGAGCCCGCTGGGCCGGGGCCAGGTTCTTGCGGATCCGGTAGTCCTGGAGCTGGCAGCGGCGCACCGGCGGACAGCGGCGCAGATCATCCTGAGATGGCACGTACAGCTGGGCAATGTGGTGATCCCGAAGGCCAGTTCCTATGCCCGGATCCGGGAAAACCTGGACGTCTTCGGGTTCACCCTGGACCCAGCGGAGATGGCTGCCCTCGCTGCCCTGGAACGCGGCCACCGCACCGGCTCCAACCCTGACGACGTCAACTAG